From a single Rosa rugosa chromosome 7, drRosRugo1.1, whole genome shotgun sequence genomic region:
- the LOC133723952 gene encoding guanosine deaminase isoform X1: protein MADANGNAIEANVVETKDGTISVASAFAAHQEVVQDRDHKFLTLAVQEAYKGVDCGDGGPFGAVIVRNDEVVVSCHNMVLTHTDPTAHAEVTAVREACKKLNQIELSDCEIYASCEPCPMCFGAIHLSRLKRLVYGAKAEAAIAIGFDDFIADALRGTAVYQKAHMEIKKADGNGALLAEQVFEKTKTKFSMY, encoded by the exons GAACCATTTCTGTGGCTTCTGCTTTTGCTGCGCATCAAGAAG TTGTACAGGATAGAGACCACAAGTTCTTAACACTAGCAGTTCAAGAAGCTTATAAGGGAGTTGACTGCGGAGATGGAGGGCCATTTGGTGCAGTTATTGTTCGCAATGATGAAGTAGTTGTCAGCTGTCACAACATGGTTCTGACACACACTGATCCAACTGCACATGCGGAGGTTACTGCCGTAAGAGAG GCCTGTAAGAAGCTGAATCAGATAGAGCTGTCAGACTGTGAAATATATGCATCTTGTGAGCCATGTCCAATGTGTTTCGGTGCTATTCATCTTTCAAGACTTAAG AGGTTGGTTTATGGAGCCAAAGCTGAAGCAGCTATTGCAATTGGGTTCGATGATTTCATTGCTGATGCATTGAGAGGCACTGCAGTTTATCAGAAGGCTCACATGGAGATTAAGAAAGCTGATGGCAACGGTGCACTTCTTGCTGAACAAGTATTTGAGAAAACAAAGACCAAGTTTTCCATGTATTGA
- the LOC133723952 gene encoding guanosine deaminase isoform X2: MADANGNAIEANVVQDRDHKFLTLAVQEAYKGVDCGDGGPFGAVIVRNDEVVVSCHNMVLTHTDPTAHAEVTAVREACKKLNQIELSDCEIYASCEPCPMCFGAIHLSRLKRLVYGAKAEAAIAIGFDDFIADALRGTAVYQKAHMEIKKADGNGALLAEQVFEKTKTKFSMY, encoded by the exons TTGTACAGGATAGAGACCACAAGTTCTTAACACTAGCAGTTCAAGAAGCTTATAAGGGAGTTGACTGCGGAGATGGAGGGCCATTTGGTGCAGTTATTGTTCGCAATGATGAAGTAGTTGTCAGCTGTCACAACATGGTTCTGACACACACTGATCCAACTGCACATGCGGAGGTTACTGCCGTAAGAGAG GCCTGTAAGAAGCTGAATCAGATAGAGCTGTCAGACTGTGAAATATATGCATCTTGTGAGCCATGTCCAATGTGTTTCGGTGCTATTCATCTTTCAAGACTTAAG AGGTTGGTTTATGGAGCCAAAGCTGAAGCAGCTATTGCAATTGGGTTCGATGATTTCATTGCTGATGCATTGAGAGGCACTGCAGTTTATCAGAAGGCTCACATGGAGATTAAGAAAGCTGATGGCAACGGTGCACTTCTTGCTGAACAAGTATTTGAGAAAACAAAGACCAAGTTTTCCATGTATTGA
- the LOC133723951 gene encoding probable transcription factor At3g04930 — protein MAPDQDDAVLPEGDLSSSSQDDEEEDDVVDEDDDDDVDDDDDVINSASPSSTSNSLPVAIATAPPTVTVALPAPLATTAPATTTTTAVISEGLDPKRPRTIQYDPVLLPLAAPEEKKPAAALDDSRRLFQRLWTDEDEIELLQGFLDYTTQRGNKSGSHQNDTALFYDQIKSKLQLEFNKNQLVEKLRRLKKKYRNVLNKIASGKEVSFKSPHDQATFEISRKIWSNIGRIGVGGADDNDDEDPNPNPNNPNFNHYEIKTEEATGFQKSTPKSRKRQRPPAQPKTPSFVEPAVPVIKENHHNVNNGGGVVGGGSNCGNCNVQGMIEETVKSCLSPVLRELMSSSMGGGGPSRGFGGLSLNPIPLSFGGPSMSLNFGGGEAADEQWRKQQILELEVYSKRLELVQNQIKVALDELRSTGGGG, from the coding sequence ATGGCCCCCGACCAAGACGACGCCGTTCTCCCCGAGGGcgacctctcctcctcctcccaagACGACGAGGAAGAAGACGACGTCGTTGACGAGGACGACGATGACGACGTCGACGACGACGATGACGTCATCAACTCCGCATCTCCTTCCTCCACCTCCAATTCCCTCCCCGTCGCCATAGCCACCGCTCCTCCCACCGTCACCGTCGCGCTCCCGGCTCCGCTCGCCACAACCGCGCCGGCGACGACCACGACGACGGCCGTGATTTCCGAGGGTTTGGATCCGAAGCGGCCGCGGACGATTCAGTACGACCCGGTCTTGCTGCCGCTGGCGGCGCCGGAGGAGAAGAAGCCGGCGGCGGCGCTGGACGACTCGAGGAGGCTGTTCCAGCGGCTGTGGACGGACGAGGACGAGATCGAGCTGCTTCAAGGGTTTCTGGACTACACGACACAGAGGGGGAACAAAAGCGGGTCGCACCAAAACGACACCGCTTTGTTCTACGATCAGATCAAGTCGAAGCTCCAGCTGGAATTCAACAAGAACCAGCTGGTGGAGAAGCTCCGGCGCCTGAAGAAGAAGTACCGGAACGTTCTCAACAAAATCGCCAGCGGCAAAGAGGTCAGCTTCAAGAGCCCTCACGATCAGGCCACCTTCGAGATCTCCAGGAAGATATGGAGCAACATCGGCCGTATCGGAGTTGGTGGCGCCGACGACAACGACGACGAAGatcctaaccctaaccctaacaaTCCCAATTTCAACCATTACGAGATCAAGACCGAAGAGGCCACTGGATTTCAAAAGTCCACGCCGAAATCGCGGAAGCGCCAGCGGCCGCCGGCGCAGCCTAAAACGCCGAGTTTCGTCGAGCCGGCGGTGCCGGTGATCAAGGAGAATCATCACAATGTGAACAATGGCGGTGGCGTTGTTGGTGGTGGGAGTAATTGTGGAAATTGTAATGTTCAGGGGATGATTGAGGAGACTGTGAAGAGTTGTTTGTCTCCTGTGTTGAGGGAGTTGATGAGCAGTTCAATGGGTGGAGGAGGGCCGTCTAGAGGGTTTGGAGGGCTGTCGTTGAATCCGATTCCGCTGAGCTTTGGCGGTCCTTCGATGAGTTTGAATTTTGGGGGTGGGGAAGCGGCGGATGAGCAGTGGAGGAAGCAGCAGATTTTGGAGTTGGAGGTGTATTCGAAGCGATTGGAGTTGGTGCAGAATCAGATAAAAGTGGCATTGGATGAGTTGCGGTCCAcaggaggaggaggctga